The sequence ATTTCTCAACCACTTCAATGCTGCAAATTCAGATGCTATGACAAACCTAGAGAAAAGCAAAGAAAACTAACTGCTGGTTCTCCATCACTCATTTAGTGATTAAACTAACTATTAGACCAAAACTAACTGAATACAAGTATTTCAAGGGAACGTGCAAAATAGCTCCAAgatcaaaaagaatttttaataacttaatGGAAAAAATTCAACACAGCTTATCCAAAAAGTGTGGAACTCATTAACTTAAAATTTACCAACATCATTGTTTGTCATAAATTAACCCAAGAACAAGTAACCTAAAGCAGTTAATATCACCACACAATGTTGAATTAAATAAACACAGAAATTCAACtacataaatgataaatataaatgaaattcaAGATATTGTAAAACTTCATTTAATTACACCTCTCTCACACGCATCTTCACCATATCAAAACTATAGATACCTGATGAGGCAGAAATCAATATGTAACGTTCACATATGTGATTTGAAACAAATTGCTTCACTAAATTTGTAAGAAAATGAAGATTCCCTTAGAAATTTCACAAACCAATTCTGTTAGAAATTGCAGCCCTCCATCTGCTATAATGCTTTCTTGGGACATAAAAAACATGCACGTAGTCTCATGATCGTCATCTTCGAAATCAAGCATTGTAACCTTGCAAAAATTCATAATAGTACAAAGCATTCACCAATAGTATAATTGCTTTATAAACTAATCCACAAGGGAGAGGAGCAGGCTCTTCTAAGGGAAGAAAATCAACCGtgtaaattttaacaaaaatcatgaaCTATGAATTTGTTACAATATTCACAGCAATTTCTCTCATGAATTACTAATATTTACTTTACAAGAGTACTCCAAGAAAACTGTCTTAATAAAAGGAAGACTTCAAACAAACGGCTAGAGCCATCTTTCACATACCCACATCTATAACAGTGCCTCAGCAAAACATTCGGCAGATACAAGAAATACCAGAATAGTTGTATCTCTCATTTATATGATTTAAACTACATCTTAATCTCAAGTCACGAAATTCAATAATCTCAATGTCGACTCGCTTTAAAGAAAACCAAAGAACCTTTTCCTAGTTAGATTACGCTTTGTCATACAAAACCCATTAAAACAGAACAAAACACTTATATAAAACTGAAATCGAATAACAAAGTTAGCACCATCAGAGACAAAAAAGATGAACACGGTAATCAAACAGCAACGTTAAATCACACACTCCGCAAGCACGAATATAAAAAATCCATTAAATCACAAAAAGTAAAACaactcataaaataaattgcagAAGATAATGTGGTTCATCACGAAAGAGCCATTATCATATCAACAAGAAAATCCCAGAAACAAAGTACAACctgttttcctttttctatttccTTCTCCATAATGAAGAGGAAACTACAAAATACCGAAACCCTAACCGAGAAATTATTTAACCCCGAGAATACccatgaagaagaaaggggttttAGTTGATATCAGAGTCATCGAAATCGTCTTGGAAATTGTTGAAGAAATCGGCGTCGGCGAGTTTGTTGTCGGCGGCGATGACGCCCTCGGCGAAGATCTCGAGAGGGTCGACGTCGTCCACGTCCATTGCCATCGACGATACCTGCTCGTCCATCTCTCCGAACAAGTCCATTGATCTCATCATCTTTCCCTCACTCTCTAAACAAATTGGAGCGTTAAATTAGGGTTTTATATGAATGAACTATGCGACGCTAAGGAAAAACGTGTCGTTTTGTTCATTCACTGTGCATTCCTCCGAAGGATCGAGAGTTTAAATAGTGGTTAAATTGTAAGAAGATTAagataagtaaaatttaaatttatataaaatttaatattatcatgtaaaataaaaaattataataaataattaatgtgtaaatttaaattccattttatatttatttaaatatatttaagaataaaaattaaaaaatattttccaataatTTTAACTCAATCCATTTTTGTCAactgtttaaacttaaaaatagtaatttttaaaagaaataaatagaaattgttttcttaaaaaaaatggaagagaaagCCAAAGCCCAAAACAAACAAGATGATTTGGTTTTGTCATTGGTTCCTATTGTTACTTGGTAGGGACAGAAAgcaagaaaggagaagaaataagtaggagagaaaagaaaagaagaaaaaataagaatgtaTTTGATAggataaatacaaataaaattctgAAGATAGAATCGCATAGTCATTTGGTATCGTGGGATGAGCATAGAAATAAAATTCACTACTGTGGGTTCCATAGTGAAAGTTTTGCTCTCTCCTGGTGGGTAAAAAATTCACTCTTTCCATTGGTgggagaaaaaaataacttttacccttttttactttttttttaagtaacccACACTAACTATTTCAAAGGGGCGAAACCACTATAAATgggtaatttttattaaattaacaaaataggataaactttaaattaagacccataaaaaaataagtcataAGGAATTCTATGAATTCTGATTAGAAAGTGATAAATTGTATTATGACCTtagtttttgttctctttttcattgaagtcataaaaaagtttatggctttaattttttttaatctgattttaaagttgtaagtatttttaactttttttagaaGTTAAACTATTTAAGACTTTAAAGTTGTaactaactttttattttaattactaacatatttatgtttgttttcttttttaattttatttaacattttctatattgttttatttaatatattctatatttttgtatattgtcttttatttaatattttctatatttttgtatattgttttacttaatatattttgtatactCTCTGTTAATATTaaggattattatttgttttgtaaattatgaaaataatgcaaaatacttaaattgaaataaaaatattaaaatacattaCACATATttgcttaataaaaatattaaattttttttgttactaatattaacaaataatattaacttataatttatcgaataatattaatttctttttaaattttttaaattaattattatagttatcattaagtaaactaataatttcatacaatagtattaattagttttattttataaattatttaatattaacaacagaaaataatttaataataaaattagttgataaaataaaaatagcataatatattaatataaaatgaacaatACATATTAAACACaagcttaaaattaaaaagtagaaACGATATTAACCGTCAACTTGTTTGTATGGATAGTTATTAGCAGTTATGTTCTTGCAATGAGTATTTCTTATGTCTATTTGAAGTTGACTAGTTCATCTCATCATGTATACGACTAGTGattgtatattttaatatttttatttaaattaaatactaaataaaaatataaaaaatattaaatataaaaatacagaaaatattaaataaaaaacaatatacatgagtatagaaaatattaaataaaacttaaaaagaaaacaaacataaattcattaataattaaaataaaaaaaaactatttacgaTTTTGAAGTCATAAATAGTTTAcaacttctaaaaaaaatacttacaattTAAAAgtggtattaaaaaaattgaagtcttaaacttttttacaacttcaatggaaaagaaaaaaaatgaaatcataacACAGTTTAGACTTTGTGCTCACAAGTTATAAAATACCCtatgacttatttttttttaaatattaatttaaattttatacccatttaataatttttaaaaaaaaatttacccctTTATGACCATTTCGCCTTCACAAGGGAACTGGATAAAGCTCCAGCTAGTAAGGTCTTTTgagaaaaaattcaaatctgTTGGTGAGAGAGTGAAACTTGGACAATGTGATTTAAGAGGCAATAATgtcaatttataaatatattgaattctCTCCTCTTCATTTCATTTATACTAAACAccttcataaaattatttccattatatttttttttcttaaaacaaaCAACCAAACATTTAACTTTTTGTCTACTATATTTCtccttttttaaattatctctcATCTATTTTCATTTACTCTATTTCTCTCATCTCTATTAAATACAccataaataagaaatatggtagaaagaaaagttgtttaattgaagagaaatagaacataatagaagaaaaatatttaatcaaagTCGTTTGAttagtataataaaaataaaaagaagtggTTCAATTAGTAAAAAACAAATTGGTCCACTaagaaaattaacttttaaccttgttattaatattaatttcacaattcattttatcatgtgGGTTCCATGACTACCTGATCTTTGTGCGCAATGCTCACTCTTCCAACAACACCCTCACACATGTGTGATAAAGCGGGGATCCTTTCTTGGCAAGACAAATTTCATTAACGAATTTGTACTAGTGTGATATAAACTCATTTGCACAAGGGTTGAGGATGGACCTTCaaaggttttttttcttctttttttttgtatgaaattCAGAAAATTGGAATGGataaggagaatgaagaaggtAGTTGGAAGAATCACTCCTCCGGAATTAGTGTCACACACAAGGTGGTGTtccttgataaattaatttcttgaaTTACTCAAGTAACTAAGGAGATTCACCCTTACACTTTTGAAGGTGATTAAAACTCAATTCAAGGTCTCCCCTTTATTAGAAAATGTGCAGTCCATAAATAGGAATGACCTCAAGTTGGTTACACAAGTGAGAAGATAAAATGATTACCAATAACAATAATTGATGgtatcattatacctaattaaactagAATTAAGACACAAAAACATGTGGAAAAATGTTTAGCTCTTGGTCAGCCAAGAGGCAGCCACAAGCCTAGAGTTTCCACcttattaaaccttaatttctttaaattaaaacaagctCATAGGTggtgaaaatttaaaaagaattgaCAGCCACTTTAACAAAAGTTTGAGCCtttatttcaactaacaaaatgctaataaaaccACTCAACAAAGGTGACACCCTCTACTCTTCTTGGAACATGGTGCAATTGACAATCTGAAGCTTCTCCACTTGTAACTTGGGCCtaaattcaaatagtatggttaacacttgttgaagagcttccttggccttctttgttctagcccttggcataggtcctccaagtccttctaaAGGTTCCTTGCCCGTAGTCCTTGCCATGTCTTCATCACTCTCTCCCTCTTCAAAAGGATTTTTCCTCAAATCGGCTTCTCCATCTACATCAAAAAGAGTTAAGTCAGACACATTAAATGTAGTACtcacattatactcaccgggcaaTTCAATCTTGTATGCATTGTCACTTATCCTTTCAAGTACTAGAAATGGACCATCCCCTCTTGGTTgaagcttggattttctttgcTCCGGAAACCTTTCCTTTCTCATGTGAACCCAAACCTAATCTCCAGGTTGGAAAATAACCTTTTTGTGCCCCTTGTTTGCTTGTCTAGCATAGCTTTCATTCCTCTTTTCAATTTGGGCCTTGACTCTTTCATGGAGCCTTTTCACATAGTCTACTTTGGCTTGTCCTTCCTTAtgcttaaaaattgaaatattaggCATTggcaacaaatcaagaggagttagtagATTGAAACCATAAACAACCTCAAAAGGAGAACAACTAGTAGTGCTATGCACAACCCTATTATAAGCAAATTCAATGTGAGGTAAGCAAACTTCccaatttttaatattctttttcaaAACGGTCCTTAGCAAGGTACCCAAAGTCCTATTCATGACTTCTGTTTGTCCATCTGTTTGAGGGTGACAAGCAGTAGAAAATAGTAACTTAGTACACAACTTTCCCCATAAGgtcctccaaaaatggcttaggaacttggagtccctatcactaacaatgcttcTTGGTAATCCATGGAGTTTTACCATTTCTTTGAAGAACAAATCCGCCACATGATTAGCATCACCAAATTTCCTACaaggaataaaatgagccattttagaaaacctatcaacaacaacaaatatggAATCCTTACCATTACTTGTTCTAGGCAGCCCTAAAACAAAGTCCATTGATAAATCAATCCATGGAGAATCCGGAATTGGTAAAGGGGTATACAAACCATGAGGCATTACCTTTGACTTGGCCTTTTTGCAAACAATACAACGCTCACAAAATTTTTGCACACCTTTCT comes from Glycine soja cultivar W05 chromosome 20, ASM419377v2, whole genome shotgun sequence and encodes:
- the LOC114402283 gene encoding small acidic protein 1, producing MMRSMDLFGEMDEQVSSMAMDVDDVDPLEIFAEGVIAADNKLADADFFNNFQDDFDDSDIN